A region of Phyllostomus discolor isolate MPI-MPIP mPhyDis1 chromosome 15, mPhyDis1.pri.v3, whole genome shotgun sequence DNA encodes the following proteins:
- the ACTN2 gene encoding alpha-actinin-2 isoform X2: MEIAEKHLDIPKMLDAEDIVNTPKPDERAIMTYVSCFYHAFAGAEQAETAANRICKVLAVNQENERLMEEYERLASELLEWIRRTIPWLENRTPEKTMQAMQKKLEDFRDYRRKHKPPKVQEKCQLEINFNTLQTKLRISNRPAFMPSEGKMVSDIAGAWQRLEQAEKGYEEWLLNEIRRLERVEHLAEKFRQKASTHETWAYGKEQILLQKDYESASLTEVRALLRKHEAFESDLAAHQDRVEQIAAIAQELNELDYHDAVNVNDRCQKICDQWDRLGTLTQKRREALERTEKLLETIDQLHLEFAKRAAPFNNWMEGAMEDLQDMFIVHSIEEIQSLITAHEQFKATLPEADGERQSIMAIQNEVEKVIQSYNIRVSSSNPYSTVTMDELRNKWEKVKQLVPIRDQSLQEELARQHANERLRRQFAAQANAIGPWIQNKMEEIARSSIQITASLEDQMNQLKQYEHNIINYKNNIDKLEGDHQLIQEALVFDNRHTNYTMEHIRVGWELLLTTIARTINEVETQILTRDAKGITQEQMNEFRASFNHFDRRKNGLMDHEDFRACLISMGYDLGEAEFARIMTLVDPNGQGTVTFQSFIDFMTRETADTDTAEQVIASFRILASDKPYILAEELRRELPPDQAQYCLSRMPAYKGPGSVPGALDYAAFSSALYGESDL; encoded by the exons ACATTGTGAACACCCCCAAACCGGACGAAAGGGCCATCATGACGTACGTGTCCTGTTTCTACCATGCTTTCGCGGGCGCGGAGCAG GCCGAGACAGCGGCTAACAGGATATGTAAGGTTCTTGCTGTGAATCAAGAGAATGAGAGGCTGATGGAAGAATATGAGAGGCTAGCAAGTGAG CTTTTGGAATGGATCCGCCGCACGATCCCCTGGCTGGAGAACAGGACCCCTGAGAAGACCATGCAGGCCATGCAGAAGAAGCTGGAGGACTTCCGGGACTACCGCCGCAAGCACAAGCCCCCGAAGGTGCAGGAGAAGTGCCAGCTGGAGATCAACTTCAACACGCTGCAGACCAAGCTGCGGATCAGCAACCGGCCCGCCTTCATGCCCTCTGAGGGCAAGATGGTGTCG GACATCGCCGGGGCCTGGCAGAGGCTGGAGCAGGCGGAGAAGGGCTACGAGGAGTGGCTGCTGAACGAGATCCGGAGGCTGGAGCGCGTGGAGCACCTGGCCGAGAAGTTCCGGCAGAAGGCGTCCACGCACGAGACCTGGGCTTACG gcaaagAACAGATCCTGCTGCAGAAAGACTACGAGTCAGCATCGCTGACCGAGGTGCGGGCCCTGCTGAGGAAGCACGAGGCCTTTGAGAGCGACCTGGCCGCGCACCAGGACCGCGTGGAGCAGATCGCCGCCATCGCTCAGGAGCTCAA CGAGCTGGACTATCATGACGCCGTGAACGTCAACGATCGCTGCCAGAAGATCTGTGACCAGTGGGACAGGCTGGGCACGCTGACGCAGAAGAGGAGAGAGGCCCTGGAG AGAACTGAGAAATTGCTGGAAACCATCGACCAGCTCCACCTGGAGTTTGCCAAGAGAGCCGCTCCCTTCAACAACTGGATGGAAGGTGCCATGGAGGACCTGCAGGACATGTTCATCGTGCACAGCATCGAGGAGATCCAG AGCTTGATCACTGCCCACGAGCAGTTCAAGGCCACGCTGCCGGAGGCCGACGGTGAGCGGCAGTCCATCATGGCCATCCAGAATGAGGTGGAGAAGGTGATCCAGAGCTACAACATCAGGGTCAGCTCCAGCAACCCCTACAGCACGGTCACCATGGACGAGCTCCGGAACAAGTGGGAGAAG GTGAAGCAGCTGGTGCCCATCCGGGATCAGTccctgcaggaggagctggcccGCCAGCACGCCAACGAGCGCCTGCGGCGCCAGTTCGCCGCCCAGGCCAACGCCATCGGGCCCTGGATCCAGAACAAGATGGAG GAGATTGCCCGGAGCTCCATCCAGATCACAGCATCCCTGGAGGACCAGATGAATCAGCTGAAGCAGTACGAGCACAACATCATCAACTACAAGAACAACATTGACAAGCTCGAGGGAGACCACCAGCTCATCCAGGAGGCCCTGGTCTTCGACAACAGGCACACGAACTATACCATGGAG CACATCCGTGTCGGATGGGAGCTGCTGCTGACGACCATCGCCAGAACCATCAACGAGGTGGAGACGCAGATCCTGACGAGGGACGCCAAGGGCATCACCCAAGAGCAGATGAACGAGTTCAGAGCCTCCTTCAACCACTTTGACCGG AGGAAGAATGGCCTGATGGATCATGAGGATTTCAGAGCCTGCCTGATTTCCATGGGCTATGATTTG GGTGAGGCCGAATTTGCCCGCATCATGACCCTGGTGGATCCCAACGGACAGGGCACCGTCACCTTCCAGTCCTTCATCGACTTCATGACCAGAGAGACGGCCGACACCGACACAGCTGAGCAGGTCATCGCCTCCTTCCGCATCCTGGCATCTGATAAG CCCTACATCTTGGCGGAGGAGCTGCGGCGCGAGCTGCCCCCGGATCAGGCGCAGTACTGCCTGAGCCGCATGCCCGCCTACAAGGGCCCGGGCTCGGTGCCCGGCGCGCTGGACTACGCTGCCTTCTCCTCCGCGCTCTATGGCGAGAGTGACCTGTAA